A genomic window from Colletotrichum destructivum chromosome 7, complete sequence includes:
- a CDS encoding Putative glycoside hydrolase, family 28, pectin lyase/virulence factor produces MRVVSSLLAGLVAAAAGALAFSPEIPAGVPRNVQEFRDKHPFEKRAPDCHRKTFTLRASEDDLDDVSDEFLEGLKKANGGGTLYLPANQTFIIGKPLDLTWLNDVHVHWEGEIKFTNDTPYWQANAFRHPFQNSIMFWKWGGKDVKLYGEGVLNGNGQRWWNEFAGLEILDPTNAYLRPILFYAENATGLAIEGIHFKDSPCWTTFIVTSKDISFTDVIVTAETNNHTAEPKNTDFFDSLNVEDVRVKRAWVNIGDDCFSPKSNATNIHVDTMYCNGTHGQSIGSLGQYAGEKSFVQDVVIENVWMLNGQHGARLKTWAGPNIGYGFIDNVTFRNFWQANNEYTAFIDSCYFNINASTCAAYPSRMNISNILFENFSGYTSGKYGRAVAKLTCSTNPSAVCDNIQFRNFNITTPCGGDPVILCDGVKGGIGMPCIPSNSTEAKAALAAKCTAPLAVATPWKVRPFDK; encoded by the exons ATGAGAGTCGTCTcgtccctcctcgccggcctggtggccgccgccgccggcgccctcgccttctcgcCCGAGATCCCAGCCGGCGTGCCGCGCAACGTCCAGGAGTTCCGCGACAAGCACCCCTTTGAGAAGCGCGCCCCGGACTGCCACCGCAAGACCTTTACCCTCCGCGCCTCcgaggacgacctcgacgacgtctcggacgagttcctcgagggcctcaagaaggccaacggcggcggcaccctcTACCTCCCGGCCAACCAGaccttcatcatcggcaagCCGCTCGACCTGACGTGGCTCAACGACGTCCACGTCCACTGGGAGGGCGAGATCAAGTTCACCAACGACACCCCCTACTGGCAGGCCAACGCCTTCCGCCACCCCTTCCAGAACTCCATCATGTTCTGGAAGTGGGGTGGCAAGGACGTCAAGCTgtacggcgagggcgtcctcaacggcaacggccagCGCTGGTGGAACGAGTTTGCCGGTCTTGA GATCCTGGACCCGACAAACGCCTACCTCCGCCCCATCCTGTTCTATGCGGAGAACGCAACCGGCTTGGCCATCGAGGGCATTCATTTCAAGGACTCGCCCTGCTGGACGACCTTTATCGTCACTT cCAAGGACATCTCCTTCACCGATGTCATCGTCACGGCAGAGACCAACAACCACACGGCCGAGCCCAAGAACACCGACTTCTTCGACTCGCTcaacgtcgaggacgtccgCGTCAAGCGCGCGTGGGTCAACATCGGCGACGACTGCTTCTCGCCCAAGTCCAACGCGACCAACATCCACGTCGACACCATGTACTGCAACGGCACCCACGGGCAGTCCATCGGGTCCCTCGGCCAGTACGCCGGCGAGAAGAGCTTCGTGcaggacgtcgtcatcgagaACGTCTGGATGCTCAacggccagcacggcgcccGCCTCAAGACCTGGGCCGGCCCCAACATCGGCTACGGCTTCATCGACAACGTCACCTTCCGCAACTTCTGGCAGGCCAACAACGAGTACACGGCCTTCATCGACTCGTGCTACTTCAACATCAACGCCTCCACCTGCGCCGCCTACCCCTCGCGCATGAACATCAGCAACATCCTCTTTGAGAACTTCTCCGGCTACACGAGCGGCAAGtacggccgcgccgtcgccaagctgACGTGCTCGACCAACCCGAGCGCCGTCTGCGACAACATCCAGTTCCGCAActtcaacatcaccaccccctgcggcggcgaccccGTCATCCTCTgcgacggcgtcaagggcggcatcggcatgCCCTGCATCCCCTCCAACAgcaccgaggccaaggccgcgctggcggccaagtgcacggcgccgttggccgtGGCCACGCCTTGGAAGGTCAGGCCTTTTGATAAGTAG
- a CDS encoding uncharacterized protein (Putative zn(2)Cys(6) fungal-type DNA-binding domain, transcription factor domain, fungi), with product MGDEEDRQDALPNDTASGRRRPAKRKRVALACETCRDRKIRCDGGKPVCRQCARRREVPVNCTYSVISSSAKQLSEQEYIASLQSQIQHLNHVIRSLGGGSTHPRDGESPAQSVPPQPSNQPSASTFGHDVQRRPELSGIVSSPTGTRQHRGSGGSGGGEKADVPSGALPDEGPSLVNAMGASLSLRSPVASTLQEEFYGQSSVHSLLQQVPNPAGQRATANANNNSTNNTNNTMAGSGLLSPRQRLPYPSVSHRTNNNNNSRTSQVELVDSLLQPQYALPPRRLADNLLDLYFDNVYIFYPWVHVPTFRSRYDALWTLDGQQEDSPEEATDVGLGGHKCPLPVFYCALNAMFALGCEFSQSPDKQAASVTFYGRLRELLRDELLDHSSVSHVQVLLLVSHYLLTTRYPNRCYNMIGMASRMAVGLGLHLEKASSVPSTIATQVRRRLWHGCFQMEMWVYSISSQRCYNPLARVLLTLIPSRFVSMTLGRPPGIMVNDDVPLPDAVDDDCLQGSNPGQPAHLVSELLFNVENIKLTKILGMILRRVYHPPPHDAPSRPDPSSNVSTLFHLDSLLQECRNAVPAPLDWDRRPETPLSGRSRVLRRQANVLQARLLHLRVLLYRPSFTAFCAAARPVPSRREADQTYPPVLDDTLPAESELAESFRAQCAAICVKNACELVSSVVRATTEAATGAWWFSLFYLVTSGVIIILAECTQLQKKVFDEEMLARAWEQCNSTLRYFSSSHARAREYLQSLQVLRDRAVLTYGNPPGDLVSGAAPVQPIDEQHVGPVEAEAQTQGTYSAYEEDVQIYTDAACGTGFFEHDWGVPFLFEDWVAEGTGGSFLPPNGLRDDGSVDFTAREQHSVGSS from the exons ATGGGGGATGAAGAAGACCGCCAGGACGCCCTCCCCAACGACACGGCCagcggacgacgacggcctgcaAAGCGGAAACGGGTGGCACTGGCTTGCGAGACCTGCCGGGATCGCAAGATACGCTGCGATGGAGGGAAACCCGTGTGCCGCCAGTGCGCCAGACGCCGTGAAGTCCCTGTGAACTGCACCTATTCCGTCATCTCCAGCAGTGCCAAGCAGCTCAGCGAGCAGGA GTACATTGCTTCCCTCCAAAGTCAGATCCAACATCTCAACCACGTCATCCGCTCGCTCGGTGGTGGCTCAACACATCCACGCGATGGTGAATCACCTGCCCAGAGCGTGCCGCCGCAGCCCAGTAACCAGCCGTCCGCCTCGACGTTCGGCCATGACGTTCAACGTCGACCCGAGCTGTCCGGCATCGTGTCTTCTCCCACAGGAACGAGACAGCACCGTGGAagtggcggcagcggcggcggtgagaAGGCTGATGTGCCCTCGGGTGCCCTCCCCGACGAAGGCCCTAGCCTGGTCAATGCAATGGGGGCAAGTCTTTCATTGCGTAGCCCCGTCGCTTCAACATTGCAAGAGGAGTTCTACGGGCAATCATCGGTGCACTCcttgctgcagcaggtcCCAAACCCTGCAGGCCAGCGGGCTACTGCCAATGCCAATAATAACagcaccaacaacaccaacaacaccatGGCCGGGTCTGGGCTGCTTTCCCCACGACAGCGACTACCATATCCCTCGGTCAGTCACAGAACTAATAATAACAATAACAGCCGGACATCGCaggtcgagcttgtcgactCGTTGCTCCAACCCCAGTACGCATTGCCTCCACGGCGGCTGGCGGACAATCTCCTTGACCTCTACTTTGACAATGTCTACATCTTCTACCCGTGGGTGCATGTGCCCACTTTCCGCTCCCGTTACGATGCACTGTGGACGCTGGATGGGCAGCAAGAGGACTCGCCCGAGGAGGCTACCGATGTTGGTCTGGGAGGCCACAAGTGTCCGCTTCCCGTCTTCTACTGTGCCCTCAATGCCATGTTCGCCCTGGGCTGCGAGTTTTCCCAGTCTCCCGACAAGCAGGCCGCTTCCGTCACCTTCTACGGACGGTTGAGGGAGCTGTTGCGGGACGAGCTACTTGATCACAGCAGCGTCTCTCACGTGCAAGTCCTGCTTCTCGTCAGCCACTATCTCCTCACCACCCGGTATCCGAATCGGTGTTACAACATGATCGGCATGGCCTCCCGCATGGCCGTGGGTCTGGGACTGCATCTGGAGAAGGCCAGCTCGGTTCCCTCCACTATAGCGACTCaggtccgccgccgcctctggCACGGCTGTTTTCAGATGGAAATGTGGGTGTATTCCATCTCGAGCCAACGATGCTACAATCCCCTTGCGCGCGTGCTGCTGACCCTGATCCCTTCAAGGTTCGTGAGCATGACGCTGGGCCGGCCACCCGGCATCATGGTCAACGATGATGTTCCTCTGCCagacgccgttgacgacgatTGCCTCCAAGGGAGTAACCCGGGACAGCCCGCACACCTTGTGTCCGAACTTCTCTTCAACGTGGAGAACATCAAGCTCACAAAGATACTTGGCATGATCCTGCGGCGTGTTTACCATCCGCCACCCCACGATGCCCCGTCGCGGCCCGACCCCTCCTCCAACGTGAGCACTCTGTTCCACCTCGACTCATTGCTGCAAGAGTGCAGAAACGCGGTTCCCGCCCCGCTAGACTGGGACCGTCGCCCAGAGACGCCGCTGTCTGGTAGATCTCGCGTCTTGCGCCGCCAAGCAAATGTCCTTCAAGCTAG GTTGCTTCATTTACGAGTCTTGCTGTATCGGCCAAGCTTCACGGCATTTTGTGCTGCAGCTCGCCCCGTGCCCAGCCGCCGGGAGGCCGACCAGACATATCCTCCCGTCTTGGACGACACTCTGCCTGCGGAGAGTGAGCTTGCCGAGTCGTTCCGCGCGCAGTGCGCCGCCATCTGTGTCAAGAACGCCTGTGAGCTGGTCAGCTCGGTGGTGAGGGCCACGACGGAGGCCGCCACGGGAGCGTGGTGGTTCAGCCTGTTTT ATCTTGTCACCAGCGGAGTCATCATCATACTGGCCGAGTGCACGCAGCTTCAGAAGAAGGTATTCGACGAGGAAATGCTCGCGAGGGCCTGGGAGCAATGCAACAGTACTCTTCGATACTTCAGCTCGAGCCACGCGCGGGCGCGCGAGTACCTACAGTCCCTGCAAGTGCTACGCGATCGAGCTGTTTTGACCTACGGAAACCCTCCCGGCGACCTGGTCTCGGGCGCGGCCCCTGTGCAGCCCATAGACGAACAGCACGTCGGCCCTGTAGAGGCTGAGGCTCAAACCCAGGGGACCTACAGCGCGTATGAGGAGGACGTTCAGATATACACCGACGCTGCCTGCGGTACCGGCTTCTTCGAGCATGATTGGGGCGTGCCCTTCTTGTTCGAGGATTGGGTAGCTGAAGGCACCGGCGGTTCCTTTCTGCCGCCCAACGGGCTACGAGACGATGGCAGCGTTGACTTCACGGCCAGAGAACAGCATAGTGTTGGATCATCATGA
- a CDS encoding Putative amidase signature domain-containing protein, translating into MKLISILVGVSALAAGVHFDGNATSYYPTTLGSLNLLEASAKDVSDALASGKVTSGALVKAYLARIEAHNHKGREGAVGLHLNAIIESAPFENVYAIATALDAERAAGIVRSPLHGVPIIIKDNYDTDVELGMNTTAGSFILYHAAGDVVGDAFVVKRLRDAGAIILAKSSLMVWSGISGVDASAWSPRGGQVSSPYVRGGFAAGGDPGGSSSGSGAGVSAGFAPLALGSDTEGSIVGPSGRGALFGLRPSTGMTSRTGVVPISSSVDTTGPMGKSAWDVAVSLDIMAAFDRDDPYTGPAQESRPENYTQFLQPDGFSGLRVGIIRDPFFRNETTREIAIVEAFDKALTQFSSLGATVLETPLPHPEQWNYTFVGAAQRANNGTILIQYDVKADLAAYLRTRRRNSTIESLEDIINAGARYFAEEYPEDKCCFPTFVAADQVGDRGTSGEYWLAKQTQERLHEEGPAVLFEKYNLDVIAIPTDFDASRMGAVCRLPVGTAPLGYDDIGLPFGIAFIGKRYDEGSVIRAMSAYEAHFPPRQVPSLLK; encoded by the exons ATGAAGTTGATCAGCATCCTCGTGGGTGTAAGTGCCCTTGCTGCCGGAGTTCACTTTGACGGCAACGCCACGTCTTATTATCCCACGACGCTCGGCTCCCTCAACCTTCTCGAGGCATCTGCCAAAGATGTTTCCGACGCGTTGGCATCGGGCAAAGTCACATCCGGGGCGCTTGTCAAGGCATACCTGGCGCGCATCGAAGCCCACAACCACAAAGGTAGGGAGGGCGCAGTTG GGCTGCACTTgaacgccatcatcgagtcCGCTCCGTTCGAGAACGTCTATGCTATCGCCACAGCTCTCGACGCGGAAAGGGCTGCCGGCATCGTCAGGAGCCCGCTGCATGGCGTTCCGATCATAATCAAGGACA ATTACGACACAGACGTGGAGCTGGGGATGAATACCACTGCGGGATCCTTCATCTTATATCAtgctgccggcgacgtgGTGGGCGACGCTTTCGTTGTCAAGAGGCTCCGTGACGCTGGAGCTATCATCCTCGCCAAAAGCAGTCTCATGGTG TGGTCGGGCATATCCGGAGTGGATGCGTCTGCTTGGAGTCCGAGAGGGGGCCAGGTCTCGTCGCCCTACGTGCGAGGTGGTTTCGCCGCTGGAGGAGATCCGGGAGGCAGCTCTTCCGGCTCCGGGGCCGGGGTCTCCGCCGGCTTTGCCCCGCTTGCCCTGGGCTCGGATACCGAAGGAAGCATCGTCGGACCGTCCGGCAGAGGCGCCCTCTTCGGGCTTCGGCCGTCCACCGGCATGACGAGTCGAACCGGCGTTGTCCCaatctcctcgtccgtggATACCACAGGGCCAATGGGCAAGAGTGCGTGGGATGTTGCCGTGAGCCTCGACATCATGGCCGCTTTCGACCGTGACGACCCGTACACCGGGCCCGCCCAGGAGTCTCGCCCGGAGAACTACACGCAGTTCCTCCAACCGGATGGATTCTCGGGGCTGCGTGTCGGCATTATCCGAGACCCGTTCTTCCGTAACGAAACCACGAGAGAAATTGCGATTGTCGAGGCGTTTGACAAGGCACTGACGCAGTTCTCCTCCCTCGGAGCGACCGTCTTGGAGACGCCACTGCCGCACCCTGAGCAGTGGAACTACACAttcgtcggcgccgctcAGCGAGCCAATAACGGAACCATCTTGATAC AGTACGACGTAAAGGCGGACCTCGCGGCTTACCTCCGAACGCGTCGTCGAAACTCGACAATCGAGAGCCTGGAGGACATCATCAACGCAGGCGCCCGCTACTTCGCAGAGGAGTACCCGGAAGACAAGTGCTGCTTCCCCACGTTCGTGGCGGCCGATCAGGTCGGCGATAGGGGGACTTCTGGGGAATACTGGCTGGCCAAGCAGACGCAAGAGCGCCTGCACGAGGAGGGCCCGGCCGTCCTGTTTGAAAAGTACAACCTTGACGTGATTGCGATCCCGACCGACTTTGACGCCTCGCGTATGGGGGCCGTCTGCCGTCTTCCCGTCGGAACGGCACCTCTCGGATACGACGACATTGGACTCCCCTTTGGGATAGCGTTCATCGGGAAGAGATACGACGAGGGGTCTGTGATCCGAGCAATGTCCGCCTACGAGGCTCACTTCCCTCCCCGCCAGGTTCCGTCCCTGTTGAAGTAG